In Prunus dulcis chromosome 2, ALMONDv2, whole genome shotgun sequence, a single genomic region encodes these proteins:
- the LOC117617715 gene encoding uncharacterized protein LOC117617715 isoform X2 produces MEATAAARGSSMPMPPPPTRKEWRAVSDHHSARNVGDEELERSKLGQSDERTIYEVQQGREPVDVDFCSITIDGTLDQDLLQQQIDDVSRQREELQHMEIELKAQMIATSEIIELQNNFDAQIKDHANAAAKLQEQLHEREQNIHDLERKMEEKDRELHAIKLDNEVAWAKEDLLREQNKELANFREHDHSEAERAQHIQQIHDLQEHIQEKDRQLIELREQHRLAQETILYKDEQLREAQAWITRVQEMDALQSTTIQAELRERTEQYNQLWLGCQRQFAEMERLHMHSIQQLQLELADARERSGTYTDESRIAQSNSKDASQFGQNNGNQLDMNTSSGNTGAIPNGNSDDVQSFPSTGNASTQIDHVAGVPISPSSLLGMPSYLPPGQVTALHPFLMHQQGVPHSMPPHVPQSHVGHFHSVPAVSSHQQWQNQQAPSEGLQISTQNELPSSQNDQSIIRSDAKYNYETSVNGQSLHQDYLDVQINQGAESDPVISSSSGEAQVLQSIDRGFLVSSQPEQSLQQISSQFHNSLRLDSLEQNSEIKASEQNVQTLTGHGLEGQVLTTEQPISTTSLSKPDTSIPSVNLMETTINNAAGAVLPELFASTGHKNAPAVGKTSETALLDERSLLACMVRTIPAGGRIRISSTLPNRLGKMLAPLHWHDYKRKYGKLDDFVASHRELFVIEGDYIQLREGAQEMIAATAAAAKVAAAALASCPYSSNLPSVAVTPVAQTHRSRKISSLDSQNVVISTANATDNHLQSVKQNHQLNGVSFGVPGGLSNVKILSKSKESWELNGPETKSSQSSVLLNGGNGAILDRSSASSTQSSGLTNGRLGSNLVGKQHGRMSNAAAFTSRR; encoded by the exons ATGGAGGCTACGGCCGCTGCGCGTGGTAGTTCGATGCCGATGCCACCACCGCCTACGCGCAAAGAGTGGCGCGCCGTCTCCGACCATCATTCGGCACGAAACGTCGGGGATGAG GAGTTGGAACGATCAAAACTAGGCCAATCAGATGAGAGAACAATATATGAG GTGCAGCAGGGGAGAGAGCCGGTTGATGTGGACTTCTGTTCAATCACAATAGATGGGACTTTAGACCAAGACCTTTTGCAGCAGCAGATTGATGATGTTTCTAGGCAACGAGAAGAACTGCAGCATATGGAGATTGAGCTTAAAGCTCAAATGATTGCAACATCTGAGATAATTGAACTACAAAATAACTTTGATGCTCAAATAAAGGACCATGCTAATGCTGCCGCCAAGCTTCAG GAGCAACTACATGAAAGGGAGCAGAACATACATGATCTGGAAAGgaaaatggaagagaaagaTAGAGAGCTGCATGCtataaaattagataatgaagTG GCCTGGGCTAAAGAGGACCTTCTTAGAGAACAGAACAAAGAATTAGCAAATTTCAG AGAACATGACCATTCGGAAGCTGAAAGAGCGCAGCATATACAACAAATACATGACCTTCAAGAACATATTCAAGAAAAAGATAGGCAGCTTATTGAGTTACGGGAACAG CATAGGCTCGCTCAAGAAACCATTCTCTATAAGGACGAACAGTTGAGGGAGGCCCAAGCGTGGATCACTCGTGTTCAGGAAATGGATGCCTTGCAGTCAACTACAATACAAGCTGAATTGCGGGAACGTACAGAACAATATAATCAGCTCTGGCTTGGTTGTCAAAGACAG TTTGCTGAGATGGAAAGACTTCATATGCATTCAATACAACAGCTTCAACTTGAGCTGGCTGATGCAAGAGAAAGGAGTGGAACTTACACTGATGAATCACGCATAGCACAATCAAATTCTAAGGATGCATCTCAATTTGGTCAGAACAATGGAAACCAGCTCGATATGAATACATCAAGTGGAAATACAGGGGCCATCCCAAATGGGAATTCAGATGATGTTCAATCATTTCCTTCAACTGGAAATGCATCAACTCAG ATCGACCATGTTGCTGGTGTTCCAATTTCTCCATCATCTCTACTTGGGATGCCTTCCTATCTTCCACCTGGACAGGTGACTGCTCTGCATCCATTTCTTATGCATCAACAAGGGGTACCCCATTCAATGCCACCACATGTTCCTCAGTCCCATGTTGGGCATTTTCACTCAGTACCTGCAGTGTCATCTCATCAACAGTGGCAGAACCAACAG gCTCCATCGGAGGGTTTGCAGATATCTACACAAAATGAACTTCCATCGTCCCAAAATGATCAAAGCATAATAAGATCAGATGCAAAGTACAACTATGAAACATCTGTTAATGGACAATCACTTCATCAAGACTATTTGGATGTTCAAATTAACCAAGGCGCAGAGTCTGATCCTGTAATATCGTCGTCCAGTGGGGAAGCACAG GTGCTCCAGTCAATTGATAGAGGTTTCTTGGTCTCATCCCAACCTGAGCAGAGCTTGCAACAAATTTCTTCCCAATTCCACAATTCTTTAAGACTGGATTCTCTTGAACAGAACAGTGAAATTAAG GCTTCGGAGCAAAATGTTCAGACCTTGACTGGTCATGGCTTGGAGGGACAAGTTTTAACTACAGAACAACCAATTTCTACCACCAGTCTGTCAAAACCTGATACTTCAATCCCTTCAGTCAACCTCATGGAAACCACAATTAACAATGCTGCTGGTGCAGTTTTGCCTGAATTGTTTGCCTCAACCGGGCACAAAAATGCACCGGCAGTGGGAAAGACATCAGAGACTGCGCTTCTTGATGAAAGGTCATTGTTGGCTTGCATGGTTCGCACAATTCCGGCTGGTGGTAGAATTCGCATTAGTTCAACG CTACCAAATAGGCTTGGGAAGATGCTTGCACCTTTACACTGGCATGATTACAAGAGAAAGTATGGAAAGCTTGATGACTTCGTGGCTAGTCATCGCGAA ttATTTGTGATTGAGGGCGACTACATTCAGCTTAGGGAAGGAGCACAAGAAATGATAGCAGCTACCGCTGCTGCTGCGAaagttgctgctgctgctctagCATCATGTCCTTACTCTTCAAACTTGCCTTCTGTGGCTGTTACTCCAGTGGCACAGACTCACCGCTCAAGGAAGATATCATCTCTTGATTCCCAAAACGTGGTCATTTCAACTGCTAATGCAACTGATAATCACTTGCAGTCTGTAAAGCAGAACCATCAATTAAATGGTGTATCCTTTGGTGTTCCTGGAGGTCTCTCAAATGTAAAGATTTTGAGCAAATCGAAGGAATCTTGGGAACTGAATGGCCCTGAAACTAAGTCAAGCCAGTCATCTGTGCTTTTGAATGGTGGAAATGGAGCAATTCTGGATAGATCGAGTGCGAGCAGTACCCAGAGCTCAGGGTTGACCAATGGCCGGTTGGGCTCGAATCTTGTCGGGAAACAACATGGCAG GATGAGCAATGCTGCTGCCTTTACTTCCAGAAGATA G
- the LOC117617715 gene encoding uncharacterized protein LOC117617715 isoform X4, translating to MEATAAARGSSMPMPPPPTRKEWRAVSDHHSARNVGDEELERSKLGQSDERTIYEGREPVDVDFCSITIDGTLDQDLLQQQIDDVSRQREELQHMEIELKAQMIATSEIIELQNNFDAQIKDHANAAAKLQEQLHEREQNIHDLERKMEEKDRELHAIKLDNEVAWAKEDLLREQNKELANFRREHDHSEAERAQHIQQIHDLQEHIQEKDRQLIELREQHRLAQETILYKDEQLREAQAWITRVQEMDALQSTTIQAELRERTEQYNQLWLGCQRQFAEMERLHMHSIQQLQLELADARERSGTYTDESRIAQSNSKDASQFGQNNGNQLDMNTSSGNTGAIPNGNSDDVQSFPSTGNASTQIDHVAGVPISPSSLLGMPSYLPPGQVTALHPFLMHQQGVPHSMPPHVPQSHVGHFHSVPAVSSHQQWQNQQAPSEGLQISTQNELPSSQNDQSIIRSDAKYNYETSVNGQSLHQDYLDVQINQGAESDPVISSSSGEAQVLQSIDRGFLVSSQPEQSLQQISSQFHNSLRLDSLEQNSEIKASEQNVQTLTGHGLEGQVLTTEQPISTTSLSKPDTSIPSVNLMETTINNAAGAVLPELFASTGHKNAPAVGKTSETALLDERSLLACMVRTIPAGGRIRISSTLPNRLGKMLAPLHWHDYKRKYGKLDDFVASHRELFVIEGDYIQLREGAQEMIAATAAAAKVAAAALASCPYSSNLPSVAVTPVAQTHRSRKISSLDSQNVVISTANATDNHLQSVKQNHQLNGVSFGVPGGLSNVKILSKSKESWELNGPETKSSQSSVLLNGGNGAILDRSSASSTQSSGLTNGRLGSNLVGKQHGRMSNAAAFTSRR from the exons ATGGAGGCTACGGCCGCTGCGCGTGGTAGTTCGATGCCGATGCCACCACCGCCTACGCGCAAAGAGTGGCGCGCCGTCTCCGACCATCATTCGGCACGAAACGTCGGGGATGAG GAGTTGGAACGATCAAAACTAGGCCAATCAGATGAGAGAACAATATATGAG GGGAGAGAGCCGGTTGATGTGGACTTCTGTTCAATCACAATAGATGGGACTTTAGACCAAGACCTTTTGCAGCAGCAGATTGATGATGTTTCTAGGCAACGAGAAGAACTGCAGCATATGGAGATTGAGCTTAAAGCTCAAATGATTGCAACATCTGAGATAATTGAACTACAAAATAACTTTGATGCTCAAATAAAGGACCATGCTAATGCTGCCGCCAAGCTTCAG GAGCAACTACATGAAAGGGAGCAGAACATACATGATCTGGAAAGgaaaatggaagagaaagaTAGAGAGCTGCATGCtataaaattagataatgaagTG GCCTGGGCTAAAGAGGACCTTCTTAGAGAACAGAACAAAGAATTAGCAAATTTCAG AAGAGAACATGACCATTCGGAAGCTGAAAGAGCGCAGCATATACAACAAATACATGACCTTCAAGAACATATTCAAGAAAAAGATAGGCAGCTTATTGAGTTACGGGAACAG CATAGGCTCGCTCAAGAAACCATTCTCTATAAGGACGAACAGTTGAGGGAGGCCCAAGCGTGGATCACTCGTGTTCAGGAAATGGATGCCTTGCAGTCAACTACAATACAAGCTGAATTGCGGGAACGTACAGAACAATATAATCAGCTCTGGCTTGGTTGTCAAAGACAG TTTGCTGAGATGGAAAGACTTCATATGCATTCAATACAACAGCTTCAACTTGAGCTGGCTGATGCAAGAGAAAGGAGTGGAACTTACACTGATGAATCACGCATAGCACAATCAAATTCTAAGGATGCATCTCAATTTGGTCAGAACAATGGAAACCAGCTCGATATGAATACATCAAGTGGAAATACAGGGGCCATCCCAAATGGGAATTCAGATGATGTTCAATCATTTCCTTCAACTGGAAATGCATCAACTCAG ATCGACCATGTTGCTGGTGTTCCAATTTCTCCATCATCTCTACTTGGGATGCCTTCCTATCTTCCACCTGGACAGGTGACTGCTCTGCATCCATTTCTTATGCATCAACAAGGGGTACCCCATTCAATGCCACCACATGTTCCTCAGTCCCATGTTGGGCATTTTCACTCAGTACCTGCAGTGTCATCTCATCAACAGTGGCAGAACCAACAG gCTCCATCGGAGGGTTTGCAGATATCTACACAAAATGAACTTCCATCGTCCCAAAATGATCAAAGCATAATAAGATCAGATGCAAAGTACAACTATGAAACATCTGTTAATGGACAATCACTTCATCAAGACTATTTGGATGTTCAAATTAACCAAGGCGCAGAGTCTGATCCTGTAATATCGTCGTCCAGTGGGGAAGCACAG GTGCTCCAGTCAATTGATAGAGGTTTCTTGGTCTCATCCCAACCTGAGCAGAGCTTGCAACAAATTTCTTCCCAATTCCACAATTCTTTAAGACTGGATTCTCTTGAACAGAACAGTGAAATTAAG GCTTCGGAGCAAAATGTTCAGACCTTGACTGGTCATGGCTTGGAGGGACAAGTTTTAACTACAGAACAACCAATTTCTACCACCAGTCTGTCAAAACCTGATACTTCAATCCCTTCAGTCAACCTCATGGAAACCACAATTAACAATGCTGCTGGTGCAGTTTTGCCTGAATTGTTTGCCTCAACCGGGCACAAAAATGCACCGGCAGTGGGAAAGACATCAGAGACTGCGCTTCTTGATGAAAGGTCATTGTTGGCTTGCATGGTTCGCACAATTCCGGCTGGTGGTAGAATTCGCATTAGTTCAACG CTACCAAATAGGCTTGGGAAGATGCTTGCACCTTTACACTGGCATGATTACAAGAGAAAGTATGGAAAGCTTGATGACTTCGTGGCTAGTCATCGCGAA ttATTTGTGATTGAGGGCGACTACATTCAGCTTAGGGAAGGAGCACAAGAAATGATAGCAGCTACCGCTGCTGCTGCGAaagttgctgctgctgctctagCATCATGTCCTTACTCTTCAAACTTGCCTTCTGTGGCTGTTACTCCAGTGGCACAGACTCACCGCTCAAGGAAGATATCATCTCTTGATTCCCAAAACGTGGTCATTTCAACTGCTAATGCAACTGATAATCACTTGCAGTCTGTAAAGCAGAACCATCAATTAAATGGTGTATCCTTTGGTGTTCCTGGAGGTCTCTCAAATGTAAAGATTTTGAGCAAATCGAAGGAATCTTGGGAACTGAATGGCCCTGAAACTAAGTCAAGCCAGTCATCTGTGCTTTTGAATGGTGGAAATGGAGCAATTCTGGATAGATCGAGTGCGAGCAGTACCCAGAGCTCAGGGTTGACCAATGGCCGGTTGGGCTCGAATCTTGTCGGGAAACAACATGGCAG GATGAGCAATGCTGCTGCCTTTACTTCCAGAAGATA G